A region from the Rhodamnia argentea isolate NSW1041297 chromosome 7, ASM2092103v1, whole genome shotgun sequence genome encodes:
- the LOC115752499 gene encoding protein PAT1 homolog 1-like isoform X2 yields MERSHSKDSKESRDSSSGTLFDASQYAFFGPNLVEEMELGELEDGVEDFPVFGPADDEYHLFDKEEGGGLACLSEVDDLATTFAKLNRVVTGPRNPGVIGDRGSGSFSRESSSATDWAQDGDFSSWLDPYSFDAENAQDGKRWSSQPSPRYADSKPLYRTSSYPQQQPHLHHFSSEPILVPKSAFTSFPPPGSRSQQASPRNPNMLSLTAGSQLPFSAPIFSPLSNNNLQVAGLSHGLEFGNNVPQFTPSGLPFSNRSQSHWVNQAGVLHGSQSGILKNIMLQQQLSHQNGFISPHLMSPHQQLQHQRLHHSLQSSLAHYAALHSPLYSTHPSPSHKMMLGLSDVRDHRPKSSQRGKQSVRFSHQGSELSSQKSDTISIQFRSKYMTSEEIESILKMQHAATHSNDPYIDDYYHQARLANKSSGSRSKQRFCPSHLRELPSRSRNSSSEQQSHLTADAVGRVPLSSVRRPRPLLEVDSLPNSADGNSEQKVVEKPLEQEPMLAARITIEDSLCVLLDVDDIDRLLQFTQPQDGGTQLRRKRQILLEGLAASLQLVDPLGKSGHTVGLGPKDDIVFLRLVSIPKGRKLLSRYLQLLFPGSELARIVCMTIFRHLRFLYGGLPSDPEAAETTMNLANTVSRCVSGMDLRALSACLVAVVCSSEQPPLRPLGSAAGDGASVILKSVLERATDLLTGPHAPNSCSMPNRALWQASFNEFFALLTKYCLAKYETIAQSILTQTQVSSEIIGSEATRAINREMPVELLRASLPHTDENQRKLLLDFAQRSMPMNAFNARMGGSSQTNSESVRG; encoded by the exons ATGGAGAGATCCCACTCGAAGGATTCGAAGGAATCCCGAGATAGCTCCTCAG GCACACTCTTCGATGCATCCCAATATGCATTTTTTGGTCCAAACCTTGTGGAAGAAATGGAATTAGGGGAGCTAGAAGATGGGGTAGAAGACTTCCCCGTGTTTGGACCTGCAGATGATGAGTATCATTTGTTTGATAAAGAAGAG gGTGGCGGTCTGGCATGTCTATCTGAAGTGGATGATCTGGCCACTACTTTTGCTAAG TTGAACCGAGTAGTCACTGGACCAAGGAACCCAGGTGTCATCGGGGATCGAGGATCAGGATCTTTCTCCAGGGAAA GTTCATCAGCCACTGATTGGGCACAAGATGGAGACTTTTCCTCCTGGTTGGATCCCTATTCATTTGATGCAGAAAATGCTCAAGATGGCAAGAGATGGTCGTCACAACCTTCTCCTCGTTATGCGGACTCAAAGCCTTTGTACAGAACGTCGTCCTATCCTCAGCAGCAACCCCATCTCCATCACTTCTCAAGTGAACCAATTCTGGTGCCTAAATCGGCATTCACATCATTTCCACCTCCTGGGAGCAGATCTCAGCAGGCTTCACCTCGAAACCCAAACATGCTCTCTTTAACTGCTGGATCGCAGTTGCCTTTCTCTGCACCAATCTTCTCTCCTTTATCTAACAACAATCTTCAGGTTGCTGGTTTATCCCATGGGCTTGAATTTGGTAACAATGTGCCTCAATTCACCCCTTCTGGCCTTCCTTTTAGCAACAGGTCACAAAGCCACTGGGTCAACCAAGCTGGCGTACTTCATGGTAGTCAGTCTGGAATCTTGAAAAACATAATGCTACAGCAACAATTATCTCATCAAAATGGGTTTATTTCCCCACATCTGATGTCACCTCATCAGCAGCTCCAACATCAAAGGCTTCACCATTCCCTTCAGTCATCTTTGGCCCATTATGCTGCCCTGCATTCCCCACTCTACAGCACTCATCCTTCACCTTCGCATAAAATGATGCTAGGGTTGTCTGATGTTAGGGATCACAGACCCAAATCATCACAAAGAGGGAAACAGAGCGTACGCTTTTCTCATCAAGGATCTGAGCTCAGTAGCCAGAAAAGTGATACCATTTCTATACAGTTCAGATCCAAGTATATGACTTCTGAGGAGATTGAAAGTATTCTTAAAATGCAGCATGCTGCAACCCACAGCAATGATCCTTACATAGATGATTATTACCACCAAGCACGTCTTGCCAATAAATCTTCTGGGTCAAGATCGAAGCAGCGTTTTTGTCCTTCCCATCTTAGAGAACTCCCTTCTCGATCTCGAAATAGTTCTTCAGAACAGCAGTCCCACCTCACTGCGGATGCTGTTGGGAGGGTTCCATTATCTTCTGTTCGTAGGCCTCGCCCCCTCCTTGAGGTTGATTCCCTGCCTAATTCTGCTGATGGCAACTCTGAGCAGAAGGTTGTAGAGAAGCCTCTGGAACAGGAACCGATGCTTGCTGCCAGAATTACCATTGAGGACAGCCTCTGCGTCCTCCTTGATGTTGATGACATTGATCGCCTGTTGCAGTTTACTCAGCCCCAAGATGGTGGGACCCAGTTGAGGCGGAAGCGGCAGATCCTTCTGGAAGGTTTAGCTGCATCACTCCAGCTTGTGGACCCGCTGGGCAAAAGTGGACACACAGTTGGGCTGGGCCCGAAGGATGACATTGTCTTTCTTCGGTTGGTTTCCATCCCTAAGGGCAGGAAGCTCCTATCCAGGTATCTCCAGCTTCTCTTCCCAGGCAGTGAGCTCGCTAGAATTGTATGCATGACCATTTTCCGCCACTTGAGGTTTCTCTATGGTGGCCTTCCTTCTGATCCTGAAGCAGCTGAGACAACCATGAATTTAGCCAATACTGTTTCAAGGTGTGTCAGTGGAATGGACCTTCGTGCGCTGAGCGCATGTCTCGTTGCTGTTGTTTGTTCATCTGAGCAGCCACCACTTCGGCCCCTTGGAAGCGCAGCTGGAGATGGCGCGTCTGTGATTCTGAAATCTGTTCTTGAAAGGGCGACCGACCTTTTGACTGGTCCCCATGCCCCAAACAGTTGTAGCATGCCCAATCGTGCCCTCTGGCAAGCTTCCTTCAATGAGTTCTTTGCACTCCTTACAAAATACTGCCTTGCAAAATATGAAACTATAGCTCAATCAATCTTGACGCAGACCCAGGTTAGCTCAGAAATCATTGGTTCAGAGGCAACCAGAGCAATAAACCGGGAAATGCCTGTGGAACTTTTGCGTGCTAGTCTCCCTCACACTGACGAAAACCAGCGTAAGCTCTTGTTGGACTTTGCTCAACGATCCATGCCTATGAATGCATTTAATGCACGCATGGGTGGGAGCAGCCAAACAAACTCCGAGTCTGTAAGGGGGTAG
- the LOC115752499 gene encoding protein PAT1 homolog 1-like isoform X1 has product MERSHSKDSKESRDSSSGSLFDASQYAFFGPNLVEEMELGELEDGVEDFPVFGPADDEYHLFDKEEGGGLACLSEVDDLATTFAKLNRVVTGPRNPGVIGDRGSGSFSRESSSATDWAQDGDFSSWLDPYSFDAENAQDGKRWSSQPSPRYADSKPLYRTSSYPQQQPHLHHFSSEPILVPKSAFTSFPPPGSRSQQASPRNPNMLSLTAGSQLPFSAPIFSPLSNNNLQVAGLSHGLEFGNNVPQFTPSGLPFSNRSQSHWVNQAGVLHGSQSGILKNIMLQQQLSHQNGFISPHLMSPHQQLQHQRLHHSLQSSLAHYAALHSPLYSTHPSPSHKMMLGLSDVRDHRPKSSQRGKQSVRFSHQGSELSSQKSDTISIQFRSKYMTSEEIESILKMQHAATHSNDPYIDDYYHQARLANKSSGSRSKQRFCPSHLRELPSRSRNSSSEQQSHLTADAVGRVPLSSVRRPRPLLEVDSLPNSADGNSEQKVVEKPLEQEPMLAARITIEDSLCVLLDVDDIDRLLQFTQPQDGGTQLRRKRQILLEGLAASLQLVDPLGKSGHTVGLGPKDDIVFLRLVSIPKGRKLLSRYLQLLFPGSELARIVCMTIFRHLRFLYGGLPSDPEAAETTMNLANTVSRCVSGMDLRALSACLVAVVCSSEQPPLRPLGSAAGDGASVILKSVLERATDLLTGPHAPNSCSMPNRALWQASFNEFFALLTKYCLAKYETIAQSILTQTQVSSEIIGSEATRAINREMPVELLRASLPHTDENQRKLLLDFAQRSMPMNAFNARMGGSSQTNSESVRG; this is encoded by the exons ATGGAGAGATCCCACTCGAAGGATTCGAAGGAATCCCGAGATAGCTCCTCAGGTTCG CTCTTCGATGCATCCCAATATGCATTTTTTGGTCCAAACCTTGTGGAAGAAATGGAATTAGGGGAGCTAGAAGATGGGGTAGAAGACTTCCCCGTGTTTGGACCTGCAGATGATGAGTATCATTTGTTTGATAAAGAAGAG gGTGGCGGTCTGGCATGTCTATCTGAAGTGGATGATCTGGCCACTACTTTTGCTAAG TTGAACCGAGTAGTCACTGGACCAAGGAACCCAGGTGTCATCGGGGATCGAGGATCAGGATCTTTCTCCAGGGAAA GTTCATCAGCCACTGATTGGGCACAAGATGGAGACTTTTCCTCCTGGTTGGATCCCTATTCATTTGATGCAGAAAATGCTCAAGATGGCAAGAGATGGTCGTCACAACCTTCTCCTCGTTATGCGGACTCAAAGCCTTTGTACAGAACGTCGTCCTATCCTCAGCAGCAACCCCATCTCCATCACTTCTCAAGTGAACCAATTCTGGTGCCTAAATCGGCATTCACATCATTTCCACCTCCTGGGAGCAGATCTCAGCAGGCTTCACCTCGAAACCCAAACATGCTCTCTTTAACTGCTGGATCGCAGTTGCCTTTCTCTGCACCAATCTTCTCTCCTTTATCTAACAACAATCTTCAGGTTGCTGGTTTATCCCATGGGCTTGAATTTGGTAACAATGTGCCTCAATTCACCCCTTCTGGCCTTCCTTTTAGCAACAGGTCACAAAGCCACTGGGTCAACCAAGCTGGCGTACTTCATGGTAGTCAGTCTGGAATCTTGAAAAACATAATGCTACAGCAACAATTATCTCATCAAAATGGGTTTATTTCCCCACATCTGATGTCACCTCATCAGCAGCTCCAACATCAAAGGCTTCACCATTCCCTTCAGTCATCTTTGGCCCATTATGCTGCCCTGCATTCCCCACTCTACAGCACTCATCCTTCACCTTCGCATAAAATGATGCTAGGGTTGTCTGATGTTAGGGATCACAGACCCAAATCATCACAAAGAGGGAAACAGAGCGTACGCTTTTCTCATCAAGGATCTGAGCTCAGTAGCCAGAAAAGTGATACCATTTCTATACAGTTCAGATCCAAGTATATGACTTCTGAGGAGATTGAAAGTATTCTTAAAATGCAGCATGCTGCAACCCACAGCAATGATCCTTACATAGATGATTATTACCACCAAGCACGTCTTGCCAATAAATCTTCTGGGTCAAGATCGAAGCAGCGTTTTTGTCCTTCCCATCTTAGAGAACTCCCTTCTCGATCTCGAAATAGTTCTTCAGAACAGCAGTCCCACCTCACTGCGGATGCTGTTGGGAGGGTTCCATTATCTTCTGTTCGTAGGCCTCGCCCCCTCCTTGAGGTTGATTCCCTGCCTAATTCTGCTGATGGCAACTCTGAGCAGAAGGTTGTAGAGAAGCCTCTGGAACAGGAACCGATGCTTGCTGCCAGAATTACCATTGAGGACAGCCTCTGCGTCCTCCTTGATGTTGATGACATTGATCGCCTGTTGCAGTTTACTCAGCCCCAAGATGGTGGGACCCAGTTGAGGCGGAAGCGGCAGATCCTTCTGGAAGGTTTAGCTGCATCACTCCAGCTTGTGGACCCGCTGGGCAAAAGTGGACACACAGTTGGGCTGGGCCCGAAGGATGACATTGTCTTTCTTCGGTTGGTTTCCATCCCTAAGGGCAGGAAGCTCCTATCCAGGTATCTCCAGCTTCTCTTCCCAGGCAGTGAGCTCGCTAGAATTGTATGCATGACCATTTTCCGCCACTTGAGGTTTCTCTATGGTGGCCTTCCTTCTGATCCTGAAGCAGCTGAGACAACCATGAATTTAGCCAATACTGTTTCAAGGTGTGTCAGTGGAATGGACCTTCGTGCGCTGAGCGCATGTCTCGTTGCTGTTGTTTGTTCATCTGAGCAGCCACCACTTCGGCCCCTTGGAAGCGCAGCTGGAGATGGCGCGTCTGTGATTCTGAAATCTGTTCTTGAAAGGGCGACCGACCTTTTGACTGGTCCCCATGCCCCAAACAGTTGTAGCATGCCCAATCGTGCCCTCTGGCAAGCTTCCTTCAATGAGTTCTTTGCACTCCTTACAAAATACTGCCTTGCAAAATATGAAACTATAGCTCAATCAATCTTGACGCAGACCCAGGTTAGCTCAGAAATCATTGGTTCAGAGGCAACCAGAGCAATAAACCGGGAAATGCCTGTGGAACTTTTGCGTGCTAGTCTCCCTCACACTGACGAAAACCAGCGTAAGCTCTTGTTGGACTTTGCTCAACGATCCATGCCTATGAATGCATTTAATGCACGCATGGGTGGGAGCAGCCAAACAAACTCCGAGTCTGTAAGGGGGTAG